One Halorussus salinus genomic region harbors:
- a CDS encoding carboxypeptidase-like regulatory domain-containing protein, whose translation MAAFIGLVTIAGLLAFSGLLTIPFGNSSSGTAAAYANLTEVSDPTLNIYNETRNWTIYEYNSQFVVTGKIDGEIVYLEPNGNVTQVPYFYDLRPNVRNSVLAWSSKHDQNQTRYPEPEAPSGSELESRWSTNWSVFEHNGSYVVGGKINGSVVYLYPNATYGDDPFFYENKSHAEGAIIIWESYDDQFPGSLPSVDPIPVEEVQSDLEDWDPDGSDSEPDEYHWDGIEHPDLDETDDRTESNDVTNRTGSTQNELHLLRGTVYDSNDTALSGATVHLSSSSRTITTNSSGAYEFRNISAGKHRIYVEPPNDRKLAVSDDVRFRMFENGSVAILGNPNAIYFETQDGTITDNELELVVPSKQPIRVEGQGTDIRSTIQFEQPRNADNLTVRLRGVNTLSRQITTIRGTENSTRFSIDGTQRPTNQRVRLWGVPTSENVSQSGTYRGNSPNLGVRGNLQPRNLEIDLASTLSRTEVTDNGKFKTSTIPTELNLYNLPRTHGWENEHDEGKITVPRSGTYKIAADWKMYNPYYSRSFSGSVALEVCKKNGGCSTVESINKNNIGGYKQRWGNRRGGTLEATVTVEKGDELVFSADGFGNNYVEFTDSRVGTYQGSTSSKKSVTIDGNLSPTDVEMTLTGRNSVETAYKTPGPGSSGDVWEGGYQTTEKTLFKAPEDGYYHLNIPWFIRAYTMGTWGDDIGGYASIDISIAGETVVSKDVYTMAGEEESREGTITKRVYLEQGESIDVETKARDAGYANVYSSDEGVVTKADTGRVTVSVNGETKRTSSLSAGETESISLPLESGQNTISVSTSGGSAVKYSLSRTERTGTRSPIVKLGGNKICSFNGVLKETKTCDIPAHEVSKAGIESLELKTESGPVNYTFTYEARAVPEEATVQINGQAYTYPDEFETSQENTGLSAPSGLNISELSLGANELEILTEPVDGVTTKAAASVSYDGERSQTYEPKIVVRNANDERYSKRIPMSKLVDGQLYGNVTTELPAEWFTEGENIIRVKTADSSQVYAFVEGSGLTYQYSTFEQVARTNTTSS comes from the coding sequence ATGGCAGCGTTCATCGGATTAGTGACTATCGCAGGCCTCCTCGCGTTCTCCGGTCTTCTCACTATACCATTCGGGAATAGTTCGTCAGGCACCGCGGCAGCATACGCGAATCTCACGGAGGTTTCTGACCCCACACTTAATATTTATAACGAGACGAGAAACTGGACGATCTACGAGTACAACAGTCAATTCGTCGTAACCGGTAAAATTGATGGAGAAATAGTCTACTTGGAACCGAACGGAAATGTTACTCAGGTGCCGTATTTCTACGATCTACGGCCAAACGTTCGGAACTCAGTTCTCGCGTGGAGTTCGAAACACGACCAGAACCAAACGCGGTATCCAGAACCAGAGGCTCCTTCCGGAAGCGAACTTGAGAGCAGGTGGTCGACTAACTGGTCCGTCTTCGAGCATAACGGAAGCTATGTGGTTGGTGGCAAAATCAACGGGAGTGTCGTCTATCTCTATCCGAACGCGACGTATGGCGACGACCCCTTCTTCTACGAGAACAAATCTCACGCAGAAGGCGCGATTATCATCTGGGAGTCGTACGACGACCAATTCCCCGGCAGTCTCCCGAGCGTCGACCCCATTCCGGTCGAGGAGGTTCAATCCGACTTAGAGGACTGGGACCCAGATGGAAGTGATTCGGAACCAGACGAGTACCACTGGGATGGAATCGAACATCCGGATCTAGATGAAACAGACGACCGAACTGAGTCAAATGACGTTACCAATCGAACCGGCTCTACCCAGAATGAACTGCATCTTCTCCGGGGCACTGTTTACGACTCGAACGACACCGCGCTTAGTGGAGCGACAGTCCATCTCTCCTCGTCCTCTCGGACGATCACCACTAACTCCTCGGGAGCATACGAGTTTAGGAATATTTCCGCTGGTAAACACAGAATCTACGTCGAACCTCCGAACGACAGAAAACTGGCAGTTTCAGACGACGTTCGGTTCCGGATGTTCGAGAACGGGTCGGTAGCCATACTTGGCAATCCGAACGCTATCTACTTCGAAACTCAAGATGGAACAATCACTGACAACGAACTGGAACTGGTCGTTCCCTCGAAACAGCCGATTCGAGTAGAGGGTCAAGGAACGGATATTCGTTCAACGATACAATTCGAGCAACCGCGGAACGCAGATAATCTGACTGTGAGATTGAGAGGAGTGAATACCTTGAGTAGACAGATCACTACGATTCGAGGCACCGAGAATAGTACTCGGTTTTCGATTGACGGGACTCAGCGCCCGACAAATCAACGGGTGCGGTTGTGGGGAGTCCCAACATCTGAAAACGTCTCGCAGTCTGGCACCTACCGTGGAAATTCCCCGAATCTCGGCGTTCGAGGGAATCTCCAGCCACGGAACCTTGAGATAGACCTGGCTTCGACTCTATCAAGAACGGAGGTAACTGACAACGGGAAATTCAAAACGAGTACTATACCCACAGAACTCAATCTCTACAATCTGCCCCGTACACATGGTTGGGAAAATGAACACGATGAAGGTAAAATCACCGTGCCTAGAAGTGGGACGTACAAAATAGCGGCAGATTGGAAAATGTATAATCCATACTATTCACGGTCCTTCAGTGGTTCTGTCGCATTGGAAGTATGCAAGAAGAATGGCGGGTGCAGTACCGTCGAAAGTATAAATAAAAACAACATTGGCGGGTACAAGCAACGCTGGGGGAACAGACGAGGGGGTACACTTGAAGCTACTGTCACCGTTGAGAAAGGAGACGAGCTAGTGTTTTCTGCCGACGGATTTGGAAATAACTATGTGGAATTCACCGACAGTAGGGTCGGAACCTATCAGGGGAGTACTTCGTCAAAGAAGTCCGTGACTATCGATGGGAATCTTTCCCCGACTGATGTAGAAATGACGTTAACAGGGCGAAATAGTGTAGAAACTGCTTACAAAACACCGGGGCCTGGCTCAAGTGGAGACGTGTGGGAAGGCGGATATCAAACAACGGAAAAGACGCTGTTCAAAGCGCCGGAAGACGGGTATTATCACCTCAATATCCCGTGGTTCATTCGAGCGTATACCATGGGAACGTGGGGGGACGATATTGGGGGGTACGCTTCAATAGACATCAGCATAGCAGGTGAGACTGTAGTCAGTAAAGACGTGTATACGATGGCTGGAGAGGAGGAATCCCGAGAAGGGACAATCACTAAACGAGTGTACTTGGAACAAGGTGAGTCAATCGACGTCGAAACGAAAGCGAGAGACGCTGGATACGCCAACGTGTATAGTTCTGATGAAGGAGTGGTGACGAAAGCTGATACGGGCCGTGTAACGGTCTCGGTAAACGGTGAGACAAAACGAACATCGTCGCTCTCGGCAGGAGAAACAGAATCGATTTCGCTTCCCTTAGAGTCCGGTCAGAACACGATTTCGGTTTCGACATCTGGTGGGAGTGCTGTCAAATACAGTCTCAGTCGGACTGAGCGCACGGGAACCCGTAGTCCCATAGTCAAACTTGGAGGGAACAAAATCTGTTCGTTCAACGGGGTTCTCAAGGAGACAAAAACGTGTGATATTCCGGCTCATGAAGTCTCGAAAGCTGGAATAGAATCTCTCGAATTGAAGACTGAAAGCGGGCCTGTGAACTACACGTTCACGTACGAGGCTCGAGCCGTCCCCGAAGAAGCGACGGTCCAAATCAATGGGCAGGCGTACACCTACCCAGACGAGTTCGAGACCTCGCAAGAGAACACTGGACTCTCGGCTCCGTCAGGTCTCAATATTTCGGAGTTGTCGCTTGGAGCAAACGAGTTGGAAATACTCACAGAACCTGTCGATGGAGTCACGACCAAGGCTGCTGCTTCGGTGAGCTATGACGGCGAGCGGTCCCAGACCTACGAACCGAAAATCGTCGTCAGGAATGCGAACGACGAACGGTATTCCAAAAGAATACCCATGTCGAAACTCGTTGACGGCCAGCTGTACGGAAATGTGACCACGGAGTTACCGGCAGAGTGGTTCACCGAAGGCGAAAACATAATTCGCGTGAAGACAGCCGACTCCTCGCAGGTCTACGCATTCGTCGAGGGAAGTGGGTTGACCTACCAGTACAGCACTTTCGAACAGGTGGCCAGAACCAACACCACTTCGAGTTAA